From the genome of Aerococcus urinaehominis:
TTTTAGCTTAGTCAGTGGTAAACTAGCTTGTCTCTTTTTAATCCAAGTATCACAACTAATCCCACCCTAAAAAGCTTTTACTTTTTACTTTTACAAGGTACAATATAGGAGATAAAAATTTGAATAGGAGTGAACATGAATGGCTAAAAGAAAAAAGGCCAACCGTGGATTGGTTATTATCATGGGGATTTTGGCTGTTGTCGTCATTGCCTCAGTGGGTGTTTATGCCTCGCGGGTAATTAATGTCGACAAGAATGCCGGCTTGGTCCAAACTGATAAATATGCTGAACTACGTGATCGTTTAGATAGTCTTTACTATGATGAATCGAAAGTCTTTCTTAAGGAGAATATTACTGCTGATGAGATCGAAGCAGTTGGTAAAGAAGTAGCTAAGGCAGATGATAAGGAACTTAAAGACCAGTTTGCGGATTTAGAGACACGTTTTGATGCACTCAGCCAAACAAATAATTTATTTGATAAAATTGATGGTCAAGTACCTTTGAATGGCGCCACCATGCTAGAGTATGTCCGTTTAAAAGATAACGCTACCGAAAAAGATATTAAAAAAGTAGAAAAAGCTTTTGCTAAGCAGTTGAAAGATACTGATGAGGATGGTTTCTATAAAGTTATCGCTAGTCTTTTAGACCAAGCTAAGCAACAAGAAGCGCTCTTTACTGAGGTTAACAAGCAAATCGAAGACCTGAAGAAGAATAAGGACCTGACTTATGAGGACTTGGCTGACCAATTAGCCGACCTGCGCCAAGAAATCAACAAAATGGATAATAATTATGTTAAGGCACGTTTGCTACGTCTTCTCGGTGAAGCAGACCGTGACTTGACTAAGCTAATCGGTGAGCGAGAAGTTAAGGAAGCTGAAGACCGCGGCTTATCTAAAGAAGAAGTTGAAAAACGACGCCAGGAAGCTGAAGCACGTGCTCGTCAAGCTGAAAATCGCCAAAGAGAATTGAACCAGCAAAGTCAAACAGTGGAAAGTCAGGCACCGGTTCAATCTAGCCAGCAGCCTAGCTTGCGGCCAAGCCAGCCTGCCAGTCGGAGAAACAGCCAATCGCAAGCACCGGCTAATCGTCCTTCACAGGCTAGTCCAAGCACTAGTAGCCAGGCAAGCAGTCAGGAACAGCCACCGACGCCCGCGCCAGAGCCATCACCGAGCAATGAGCCACCGGCTGATAGTTTGAAAGAAATTGAGCTACCTGAAGCGAGCCAACCGACTGAGCCTAGTCAACCGCAACCACCAGCAGCTGATTCAGGTGAATCAGCCCCAGCCCCAGACTCAGGAGCTGGTGAGGCACCAGCAGGTGGGGAAACATCAACAGGCGAAGCAGCTGAATAGAAACTTAAGTGAATTTTATAAGTCATTTAGTTAATCAGGCTAATAGCTATGCTAGACTAAATGAAAGGGACAAGGATGGGTTTTGCCCATCCTTGTCCCGTATTATTAGACTTTGAATAGTAGGGAGCTGATTTATATGCAAAAAGATGGTGGGTGGACAAATTGGTACCGAGTAGCCATTGCTGGTCTAGAGGCCTTCTTACTCTTTATTTCCTATATTTTGTCCTTCTTCCTGCGTTACGGACGATATGTACCAGCCCGTAATTTTGATGCCTTTCAGGGGGCCATTGGTTGGATTTTGATAGTTTTTATTATCTTTAACCTCTTATTTGGCGTTTATATTCTTTATAACAAAACCCATGCTGACCTCTTCTTTATTACCGTCATTATTCAGGGCTTGCTGGCTGTTTTTACCATGGTACTCAGTTTTGCTGGCCGCTGGCTAGCCTTTCCGCGGACGGTAATCTTGATTGACTTTTTTGTTTCAATCATCATCCTTTTTTGTTTCCGGGCTATGGTCTTTAATATCTATCGCCGCTATACCTCGACTAAACGGGTTATGATTGTCGGTGTGGAAGATGAGGTCTTTCCGGCCATCTTTAATTTTAAATCTTCCAAGTCAACCCGACATATTGTCACCCATGTCGTTTTGTCAGATTATTACGAGAATGTTAAAGCCCGCTTGGATGAATTTGATATTGTTTACCTAGCTTCCCAGATTGATGAGGATGAGAAGCTAAAGATTTATGACCTCTTAATGCGGGAAAATAAAAAACTCTTCTTAAACTCTAAGTTTGAAAACTTGGTAATGGTTAATCCCAATATCATGAACTTCGAGGATGAATCGATTATTGAAACATCTGATTTTGCGATTCCAGCAGACCAAGAACTCATCAAACGGGGACTGGATATCCTAATGGCCCTTGCCATTCTGATTGTCGCTTCCCCAATTATGTTAGTGACGGCCCTTCTAGTAAAATTGACCTCGCCTGGACCGGTATTTTACCGACAAACTCGGATTACTAAGGGCGGGGAGGAATTTGAAATCCTTAAATTCAGATCGATGTCCGCTACAGCCGAGGACAAGTCGGGGCCAGTTATTGCCACTAAAAATGACTCCCGGGTAACCTCCGTTGGTAAATTTATTCGAGCGACCCGGATTGATGAATTGCCTCAGGTGATCAATGTCCTTAAAGGGGAAATGTCCATGATTGGCCCCAGACCTGAACGGCCTTTCTTTGTTGACCAGTTCCAGGCCCAAAACCCCCACTACTATCTCCGCCATAATGTCCGGGCTGGGATTACGGGTTATGCCCAAGTTTATGGCAAGTATGCCAGCGATTTTAACTCTAAATTGAATTTTGACTTGATTTATATTAAGAAGTATCATTTGATTTTAGATTTTAAGATTCTCTTGCAGACCATTAAAATCCTTTTTGATAAGGTTTCTTCATCAGGGATTGATGAAAATGCTAAACCAACTGTCACTAGAGAAGAAATTAATAATATGCGGATTGAATTAGTTGAATAGTTAGTGACTTTTTAGATTAATTTAGTTCATCAAGACAGAGCTTAGCGATACAGCCAGGCTCTGTTTTTATTTTGCCGTAGCACTTTCTTTTGACTAAACCGCTTTAGTGATATAATAACCAGTAATAAGTCGTTCCCTAAGAGAGGAAGTTAGAGGATTATGGAAAAAAATTTAGCCTTACATACAGACTTGTATGAAATAAATATGATGAAAGTATACTGGGATGCTGGTAATATGGACCAACGTGCCATTTTTGAAGTGTATTTCAGAAAACATCCCTTTGAAAATGGCTATGCGATTTATGCTGGTTTAGAACATGTGATTGATTACTTGAATAATCTGTCTTTTACTGACCAGGATATTGCTTACTTACGTCAGACCCAGGATTATCCAGAAGATTTCCTGCAATATTTAGCAGATTTTAAATTTGAAGGCACGGTCCGGTCTATGCAAGAAGGTCAGGTTTGCTATGCTAATGAGCCCTTGTTACAGGTAGAAGGGAAACTAGCGGAATGCCAACTCGTAGAGACCGCTATTTTAAATATTATTAACTTCCAGACCCTGATTGCTACTAAGGCCTCGCGCATTCGCAATGTTTGTGGTAGTGATAGTCTAGCTGAGTTTGGTGCACGCCGAGCCCAAGAGCTTGATGCCGCCATTTGGGGGTCACGAGCTGCTTATATTGGTGGTTTTGATTCAACGTCCAATGTCCGGGCGGGCAAGATTTTCGGGGTGCCGATTTCCGGGACCCATGCCCACGCTATGGTCCAAGCTTATCGGTCTGACTATGAGGCTTTCAAACACTATGCTGAGTCTCACCGTGATTGTGTCTTTTTGGTTGATACTTACGATACACTCCGTTCCGGTGTGCCTAATGCTATCCGGGTAGCCAAAGAAATGGGCGATAAGATTAACTTTATTGGTGTCCGGATTGATTCCGGTGATATTACTTATCTCTCTAAGCGTATTCGGACCATGTTGGATGATGCCGGATTTGAAGATGCCATTATTGTGGCC
Proteins encoded in this window:
- a CDS encoding sugar transferase, with the translated sequence MQKDGGWTNWYRVAIAGLEAFLLFISYILSFFLRYGRYVPARNFDAFQGAIGWILIVFIIFNLLFGVYILYNKTHADLFFITVIIQGLLAVFTMVLSFAGRWLAFPRTVILIDFFVSIIILFCFRAMVFNIYRRYTSTKRVMIVGVEDEVFPAIFNFKSSKSTRHIVTHVVLSDYYENVKARLDEFDIVYLASQIDEDEKLKIYDLLMRENKKLFLNSKFENLVMVNPNIMNFEDESIIETSDFAIPADQELIKRGLDILMALAILIVASPIMLVTALLVKLTSPGPVFYRQTRITKGGEEFEILKFRSMSATAEDKSGPVIATKNDSRVTSVGKFIRATRIDELPQVINVLKGEMSMIGPRPERPFFVDQFQAQNPHYYLRHNVRAGITGYAQVYGKYASDFNSKLNFDLIYIKKYHLILDFKILLQTIKILFDKVSSSGIDENAKPTVTREEINNMRIELVE
- a CDS encoding nicotinate phosphoribosyltransferase, yielding MEKNLALHTDLYEINMMKVYWDAGNMDQRAIFEVYFRKHPFENGYAIYAGLEHVIDYLNNLSFTDQDIAYLRQTQDYPEDFLQYLADFKFEGTVRSMQEGQVCYANEPLLQVEGKLAECQLVETAILNIINFQTLIATKASRIRNVCGSDSLAEFGARRAQELDAAIWGSRAAYIGGFDSTSNVRAGKIFGVPISGTHAHAMVQAYRSDYEAFKHYAESHRDCVFLVDTYDTLRSGVPNAIRVAKEMGDKINFIGVRIDSGDITYLSKRIRTMLDDAGFEDAIIVASNDLDEKTILNLKMQGAKVDSWGVGTQLITAYDQPALGAVYKLVAIEDDNGDLVPTMKVSSSPEKTTTPGKKQVWRIHGHNVPKLEGDLICLDGEDPNDLEELFMFHPTYPYINKTVENFTAEPLLVTIFDQGELVYDQPGLDQIRADSQAELARHWDETKRLLNPEPFPVDLSQQLYDLKMDSIAQVRQEVQATVERMTKGE